AAACGCTCACGTCGTTGTTACTAACAACGTTGTCCCCGCCGTAGCTGAGATAGATTCCGTAGCGCTCGCTATCCTCGGTTTCGGTTATCGTAATAGTGTTGTCCTCAATCGTACAGTTCTCGACGCCATCCACCCAAACCCCGATGTTCGAGACCGACGAGGCTATAACAAAGCCGTTCAGCGTAACATTGTCGGAGCTCACGTAGAAGACTGGCTTTCTTCCGTTCGCCCACTCGGAGCCGTCGCCGGTGATGCGGGCGTTCTCGCTCGTTTCCACGGTGAGGGGTTTGTCTATCTCCACGCTCTCCGGATACGTTCCGGAGAGGACTACGACCGTCCCTCCATCGACGGAACCGTCTATTCCGTCCTGGAGCGGCGTCTCGCTGGGGTTGAGGCTCCTGCCCTCGTACCACCAGCCGCTCTCGTTTACATAAACCGTCTCTGCAGGGGTGAGCGTCGTTGCGGTGTCGTTCACCCACGTGGTGTTGATGTTCCCGGAGTAATCCCTCGTGAGGATTCCAATCGTATGCGTCTCGCCGGGTGAGAGCTCGTCGAGCCACCACTCACCCTCGTCCGTTTCGTCCTCGAATTTTCCGTCCACATAGATCAGCGCCGTTTCGAAGTCCTCATCCTCCGGGTTGTCCCATGTCCAGTGGATGTAGTCCGCCCCAACTTCGTGGGCCAGGTTTCTAACGGTCCCCGGCGGCGTCTCGTCTTCCTCACTCACGTCCACGTAGAAGTTTACCTGGGCCATCCCGGTCTCGTCGCCGGCGAGGGCGTACACCACGAGGAGGTTCTCGCCATCCTGGCCGGTTATCGTGGTGTTCGGCTCGAACGTGACGTTCTCCCCGCCGTTGAGGGAGTAGCGCCACTCGTCAACCGGCTTGTTGGCAGTGACGTTCAGGTCTATCGTTGCAGTGTTGTATATCTTCTCCTCCGGGGAGAGGATGGTTACCTGAAGCTCCTCGCCCACCTGCTCCTCCGTGTAGCTGACGGCAGCGTTGTCGAAGTCCATATGCGACTCGAGGGAGGAGGCGTCCCATCCCCCCATAACGAACTGGAACCTCGTGGTTCCCGCCATGCTGGTGGTGTAGATGGTCTTCACGAGAACGCCGCTTTCCCAGAACTCAAAGCGGTCCTTGTAGATCACGACCTTGAACGGGACGTAACTGGTCGGAATTTCGCGGTATTCCATCTGAGACGTGCCATCGTACCGGTACGATATTTTTGGGCCCTGCCAACTTATGTAGTGCACTCCAATGTATTTTCCAGTATCCAGATCAACGACGTGGACGAGCATCTCTGCCGTGTACGGGTCGAGGAACTCCCACTCGGCCTCGAAACTCACGGAACTCCAGTTGCTGACGTCAATTTCCCGGCTCTTCAATAGTGCGTGTCCGGAGTCCCATCCGCCGTGGCCGTAGGTAACCACCTGAATTTCCTCATTGGATTCAGTAACGCTGTTCCCGTCGCCCACTACCTCGGTGCTCCACTTCGTCACATCGAGGCTGTTGTCGTTGAAGTCGTCCTGAAAAACGTACGTCCCCTGGGCCTGGACAACGTGGGAAACACCGACAAAGCCCACGTTTAGGTATGAGCTAATTAAAAGGTAGACAAGAAAGAGTGTGCTTTTTTTCATACTTGGCACCTCCAACACAAGAAGAGCCGGGCTGCGTTGAGCTTGGACCAAGTGATTAAAACAACGGCGTTATTTGAGCCTGCAGTCCGAGGCTCTCCTTACATCATGGTATCATAGGCCCAACTACGCTTCCAAAGTATAATAAGCTTTTGGTAAATCTCCAAAATGTTGAAAAAGCTACAATAGGCGTTTCCTCCCCAGCACTGGCCAGTAATGTGTACTTTAATGTGTCACATTTCTTCGAAAATCGGCGGCCTCGGTTTTCTGAAGGCGGCATCAAGCTCCGCCCTTCTCCTGCTGACCTTTTCGAGGAGGTTCCTCACCCTCTCGTCATCGGGATACTTCCTCATCAGGCTCACGAGGATGCCCTCGGCGAAACCGAGGATGGAGACCTCTATGAACTCCTTCCCCTTCTTGCTCTCAAGCCCCTCGTTGAGAGCCACGAATGAGTCTATCCTCCCGACAAGGCGTGTTTCTCCGAGTTTCTCGCACAGCTCCCTCAGTTCTCCAATCTCAGGAACGTCCACATCAACACCCCCTAGAGCTTCAAACCGAAGAACCTCACGGCGTTTTTTTCGGTTGCCCTCTCAACTTCCTCGAACTTCAAGCCCTTAAGCTTTGCCACCTCAGCAATGGCAACGCGGACGTTGCATGGAGTGTTCCTCTGTCCCTTTACTGGACTCATGTAGGGCGCGTCCGTCTCCACCAGTATATTTTCAACCTCAAGTGCCTCCGCCGCGGCCTTCACCTCTGGGATGAACACTATCCCCGTGTTTATTCCGACGGGGTGTCCGTTCTCGGCTATTTCCCTCGCCAGCTCAACGCTTCCAGAGAACGAGTGGAAGTACGCCCTAACTCCAACTCTCTGGACGAGTTCGAAGGCCTCCCTTTCGGCCTCTCTAGCGTGGATGACGACGGGGAGGTTGAGTTCAGCGGCGAGCCCCAGGAAATTCAGGAAAATTTTCCTCTGGTTCTCCCTCTGAGTTTCGTTTTCCGCATAGTGGTAGTCCAGCCCTATCTCGCCTATCGCCACTATCTCGTCCCTGTGGGTCAGGATGAACTCCTCAACCTTCTTCACCTTCTCCCAGTTGCCCCTCCTCGCTTCGTTGGGGTGGTATCCGAGGGTGGGGAAGATGAATCCGAAGTAGGGTTTTAACATTTCCCAGCTCTTCCAGACGTGGGCTTTGCGGTACTCGGTTATGGAGTCCACAACGGCCTTCAGCTCCCCTCTGCACTCTTCTATCATACGCGGTGCGTCCTTTTTGTAGAACTCGAAATGGGCGTGGGCATCAAGCATGTTTCTCGCTTCATGGATGGATAGAAAAGCTTTTCCGTTGTTTGGGTGATTATTCACCGGAGGTCAA
The Thermococcus radiotolerans genome window above contains:
- a CDS encoding DUF3216 domain-containing protein is translated as MDVPEIGELRELCEKLGETRLVGRIDSFVALNEGLESKKGKEFIEVSILGFAEGILVSLMRKYPDDERVRNLLEKVSRRRAELDAAFRKPRPPIFEEM
- a CDS encoding YchF/TatD family DNA exonuclease; protein product: MLDAHAHFEFYKKDAPRMIEECRGELKAVVDSITEYRKAHVWKSWEMLKPYFGFIFPTLGYHPNEARRGNWEKVKKVEEFILTHRDEIVAIGEIGLDYHYAENETQRENQRKIFLNFLGLAAELNLPVVIHAREAEREAFELVQRVGVRAYFHSFSGSVELAREIAENGHPVGINTGIVFIPEVKAAAEALEVENILVETDAPYMSPVKGQRNTPCNVRVAIAEVAKLKGLKFEEVERATEKNAVRFFGLKL